A single window of Microbispora hainanensis DNA harbors:
- a CDS encoding helix-turn-helix domain-containing protein produces the protein MNAQAGNTAPAPVWTARGGPTALRLLLGAQLRRLRRESGITPEEAARAIRGSHAKISRLELGRVGFKERDVADLLTLYGITDPDDRAVLLDLARQANIPGWWHKYSDVLPGWFEFYVGLEEAASVIRCYELQFVPTLLQTPEYARALVLRSNVGRSADDVDRRVDLRMRRQERLTGPEAATLWAVMDEGALRRPIGGRKVMRAQLEHLIEVTRQPNITLQIVPFDHGGHAACGGPFTILRFDAPELPDVVYLEQLTSALYLDKPEDTEAYTQVMNAVCVDARPATQTGAFLEELLADLG, from the coding sequence GTGAACGCACAGGCGGGAAACACCGCCCCCGCACCGGTCTGGACCGCCCGCGGCGGCCCGACGGCCCTGCGGCTCCTGCTCGGGGCCCAGCTCAGGCGGCTGCGCCGGGAGAGCGGCATCACGCCAGAAGAGGCGGCCCGTGCCATCCGCGGGTCGCACGCCAAGATCAGCAGGCTCGAGCTCGGCCGGGTCGGCTTCAAGGAGCGGGACGTCGCCGACCTGCTCACCCTCTATGGCATCACCGACCCCGACGACCGAGCCGTGCTGCTCGACCTGGCGCGGCAGGCGAACATCCCCGGCTGGTGGCACAAATACAGCGACGTGCTGCCGGGCTGGTTCGAGTTCTACGTCGGGCTGGAGGAGGCGGCGTCCGTCATCCGCTGCTACGAGCTGCAGTTCGTGCCCACGCTGCTGCAGACGCCCGAGTACGCGCGGGCCCTCGTGCTGCGGAGCAACGTGGGGCGGTCCGCCGACGACGTCGACCGGCGCGTGGACCTGCGGATGCGCCGGCAGGAACGGCTGACCGGGCCCGAGGCCGCGACCCTGTGGGCCGTGATGGACGAGGGTGCACTGCGCCGCCCGATCGGCGGCAGGAAGGTGATGCGGGCCCAGCTCGAACACCTCATCGAGGTGACGCGGCAGCCGAACATCACGCTGCAGATCGTGCCGTTCGACCATGGCGGGCACGCCGCGTGCGGCGGTCCCTTCACGATCCTGCGCTTCGACGCACCCGAACTGCCCGACGTCGTCTACCTGGAGCAGCTCACCAGCGCCCTCTACCTCGACAAGCCCGAGGACACCGAGGCGTACACGCAGGTGATGAACGCGGTGTGCGTGGACGCCCGGCCGGCCACGCAGACCGGCGCGTTCCTGGAGGAGCTGCTCGCCGACCTCGGGTGA
- a CDS encoding ATP-binding protein: MTADLAGPGAATAPPWLTSMFERDDVAGLSLPPSATCTFHGRTTSAAAARDFTARTLCGWGLPGLVPDAQIVVSELVTNALRHAPGDPADAPQIRLRLVRHRFHIGCGVSDASARVPAISPWSDLSESGRGLHLVEALTAAWGWILTRGGGKVVWALFDASPAS, translated from the coding sequence ATGACAGCAGACCTGGCGGGCCCGGGAGCCGCGACAGCGCCTCCGTGGTTGACCTCGATGTTCGAGCGGGACGACGTCGCCGGCTTGTCCCTGCCTCCGTCTGCGACGTGCACCTTTCATGGGCGCACCACGTCCGCTGCCGCCGCGCGTGATTTCACCGCCAGGACGCTGTGCGGCTGGGGATTGCCCGGCCTCGTGCCGGACGCGCAGATCGTGGTGTCGGAGTTGGTGACCAACGCGCTGCGGCACGCTCCCGGAGACCCCGCGGACGCCCCGCAGATCCGGTTGAGGCTGGTGAGGCACCGGTTTCATATCGGCTGCGGCGTGAGCGACGCCAGCGCCCGCGTGCCCGCGATCTCGCCCTGGAGCGATCTATCGGAGTCGGGCCGGGGGCTGCATCTGGTCGAGGCGCTGACGGCGGCGTGGGGATGGATCCTCACCCGCGGCGGCGGCAAGGTGGTCTGGGCCCTCTTCGACGCCTCGCCCGCCTCCTGA
- a CDS encoding DUF5941 domain-containing protein gives MITQPQVTTPLPDPDEERRRIQTARLLAYRDDGPLATALKGSLGRLLPPVPATVVALIAIVALTVAGSLTDGPILIVPVAVLLVLVLPTAGRDHLGRFDWLTPPLLRAAEFMTIIVLGLAEDTPKWLLFVLLYVIGYHTYDTVYRTRQGIWPPAWLYQAGLGWEVRLLVLGVAAAAGWLTPVAAVLTAYLLVLFAIESITSWVRLDKASAQAQADQDLEQSPEEAAEQVTGEAEQG, from the coding sequence GAGGAGCGCCGCCGCATCCAGACCGCGCGCCTGCTCGCCTACCGCGACGACGGCCCGCTCGCCACCGCGCTGAAGGGCTCCCTGGGCCGGCTGCTGCCGCCCGTGCCCGCGACCGTGGTGGCGCTGATCGCGATCGTGGCGCTGACCGTCGCCGGTTCGCTCACCGACGGCCCGATCCTGATCGTGCCCGTCGCCGTGCTGCTCGTGCTGGTCCTGCCCACCGCCGGACGCGACCACCTGGGCCGCTTCGACTGGCTCACTCCCCCGCTGCTGCGGGCGGCCGAGTTCATGACGATCATCGTGCTCGGGCTGGCCGAGGACACGCCCAAGTGGCTGCTGTTCGTGCTGCTCTACGTGATCGGCTACCACACGTACGACACCGTCTATCGCACCCGGCAGGGGATCTGGCCCCCCGCCTGGCTCTACCAGGCCGGGCTGGGCTGGGAGGTCCGGCTGCTGGTCCTGGGCGTGGCCGCCGCCGCCGGATGGCTGACCCCCGTGGCGGCCGTCCTCACGGCGTACCTGCTCGTGCTGTTCGCGATCGAGAGCATCACGAGCTGGGTGCGGCTCGACAAGGCCTCCGCGCAGGCCCAGGCCGACCAGGACCTGGAGCAGTCGCCCGAGGAGGCGGCCGAGCAGGTCACCGGCGAGGCCGAGCAGGGCTGA